The following coding sequences lie in one bacterium genomic window:
- a CDS encoding DUF2961 domain-containing protein yields the protein MKRLLQLLILIPLSAALGQVYWDHMLHPERLSYPLEAELVHFSSWARNDGNSDLGWYYGNDPNGWRILCDIEGPGVITDMWWTKDGATDAWRWRLYIDNMSTALIDTPITYPFGDMEPFSPPIADSSSGGYYSYVPIPFQSRARITYNNAGSIYFHVSVLKYPQGTPISSFTMPPSPAYMVKLDSLRQRLESPSIPVFTPFQTRVDCTSVLAPGTKISFATEPFTGRTRRLLLRMQNRTQQVFENVWIRVYTDGYPLPDIEGPLSVAMGTPLGWRPYQSVVTGSVGDTLYFNLPIVADRGIRIELENRTSQLQPFAAAIETIAEDVGPFRLNGLYREGNPTRLWENFKLAEFSGAGNFVGTVMDMQQTDPHVFEGDEVFFIDGESIPSWHGTGTEDYFKGGRYWTPVYDQEELHGCIAYLGDTAAAYRWHNNDVIPFNTSLRYETEVGRFNNFQGHYRTMSFAYVERPEWEILDASGDGATHGGERLRVVGAQRDPNVAVFGVFMGGAFLELAEGSVLHVNSDSVFDATFVVPDTLQAGNYEVQFWADDGFQTITPEWHHLGGPTLWFRPVRTDIDNTVYAGDTLDIELHGLQPGETASIAIAGWPSPWLGSTPSANNVGKLAGQVRVQHGLYEGEYQVTATPITSLPAVCDSLLHYRYWFRVEAETIYKVSAAGTRLKEEWCRDWIRADNQDPWGRFAVHQLIGANSSSYVTFRFYAPAAGTFRAAYFFGKTSNAPYVSMEINGQPSLPATDMFAPTLYSSWIRSDTLWGGVHALNEGYNTVTMRTVGINPSSGGWRANLDQILFVADAPQPKPQTVEELTIQRLDTTIELSWRPVIEDVDGAPLVVEAYDVFRSLPGDSLWYWQAEVSGTETSWQFPISHGDQYEFTVTARRDAGAPLTTIPKRKLRVKAD from the coding sequence ATGAAGAGACTACTGCAATTACTCATTTTGATTCCATTATCGGCAGCACTGGGTCAGGTCTACTGGGACCATATGCTGCATCCTGAACGACTATCCTACCCGCTTGAGGCTGAGCTTGTGCATTTCTCCAGTTGGGCAAGAAATGATGGGAATAGCGACTTGGGCTGGTATTATGGCAATGATCCGAATGGCTGGCGGATTCTCTGTGATATCGAAGGGCCGGGAGTCATCACAGACATGTGGTGGACGAAGGACGGCGCTACGGATGCTTGGCGCTGGCGACTGTATATTGACAACATGTCAACAGCCTTGATTGACACACCCATTACCTATCCATTTGGCGACATGGAGCCATTTTCTCCGCCAATCGCCGACAGCTCGTCAGGAGGATATTATAGTTACGTTCCGATTCCGTTTCAAAGTAGAGCAAGGATCACGTATAACAACGCAGGTTCTATCTACTTTCATGTGAGCGTATTGAAGTATCCTCAAGGCACACCGATCAGCTCTTTCACGATGCCACCGAGTCCCGCCTACATGGTGAAGCTTGACTCGCTTCGACAGCGCCTTGAATCTCCCAGTATACCGGTATTCACTCCGTTTCAGACACGCGTCGATTGTACATCGGTCTTGGCACCCGGAACAAAGATTTCATTCGCTACAGAACCTTTTACCGGTCGTACGCGACGGTTGTTGCTGCGAATGCAAAACCGTACTCAGCAGGTTTTTGAGAACGTATGGATTAGGGTTTACACGGATGGATACCCGCTACCGGATATTGAAGGTCCACTATCCGTCGCCATGGGCACTCCCTTGGGTTGGCGGCCGTATCAATCAGTAGTTACCGGATCAGTGGGTGATACCCTTTACTTCAACCTGCCCATTGTGGCGGATCGCGGAATCCGCATAGAATTGGAGAATCGAACGTCTCAGTTACAACCTTTCGCTGCGGCCATCGAGACCATCGCCGAAGATGTCGGGCCATTCCGACTGAACGGGCTGTATCGCGAGGGGAATCCGACACGGCTTTGGGAGAACTTCAAACTTGCTGAATTCTCCGGTGCGGGAAATTTCGTGGGAACTGTGATGGACATGCAGCAAACAGATCCCCATGTATTTGAAGGAGATGAGGTGTTCTTCATTGATGGAGAGTCTATCCCTTCCTGGCACGGCACCGGAACCGAGGATTATTTCAAAGGCGGGCGATATTGGACTCCAGTTTATGACCAAGAAGAGCTGCATGGCTGCATCGCCTACCTGGGGGACACAGCTGCTGCCTACCGATGGCACAATAACGACGTCATCCCGTTTAATACAAGCCTACGATACGAGACAGAAGTAGGCCGATTCAATAACTTCCAGGGCCATTACCGAACGATGTCGTTTGCGTATGTGGAGCGTCCTGAATGGGAGATACTCGATGCGAGCGGCGACGGCGCTACTCACGGCGGCGAGCGCTTGCGAGTCGTCGGAGCGCAGCGTGATCCTAATGTTGCGGTATTCGGAGTATTTATGGGCGGCGCGTTCCTCGAACTTGCAGAAGGCTCTGTCCTCCACGTGAACTCGGACTCGGTATTTGACGCGACGTTTGTTGTGCCGGATACGCTGCAAGCCGGGAACTATGAGGTGCAGTTTTGGGCAGATGACGGTTTCCAAACCATAACTCCTGAATGGCACCACCTAGGTGGACCAACTCTCTGGTTCCGGCCCGTGCGTACTGATATCGACAACACCGTTTACGCAGGGGACACCTTGGATATCGAGTTGCACGGGCTTCAGCCGGGAGAAACAGCGAGCATCGCCATCGCCGGATGGCCATCCCCATGGTTAGGATCAACCCCGTCTGCAAATAACGTTGGTAAGCTTGCAGGGCAAGTGCGAGTTCAACATGGATTGTACGAAGGAGAGTATCAAGTTACAGCGACCCCGATCACCAGCCTACCGGCAGTTTGTGATAGCCTGCTTCACTATCGTTACTGGTTTAGAGTCGAGGCGGAGACGATCTACAAAGTAAGTGCTGCCGGCACTCGACTGAAGGAAGAGTGGTGTCGAGACTGGATTAGGGCGGACAATCAGGATCCGTGGGGACGATTTGCGGTTCACCAGTTGATTGGAGCAAATTCAAGCAGCTACGTAACATTCAGGTTCTACGCGCCGGCAGCCGGTACGTTTCGCGCAGCTTACTTCTTTGGAAAGACATCCAACGCACCGTACGTTTCGATGGAGATAAATGGCCAGCCAAGTCTGCCAGCAACTGACATGTTCGCACCGACTCTCTACAGCAGTTGGATTCGCAGTGACACACTTTGGGGAGGAGTTCACGCCCTGAATGAAGGATACAACACTGTTACCATGCGAACGGTTGGAATCAATCCAAGTTCGGGCGGCTGGCGCGCGAACCTCGATCAGATTCTGTTTGTCGCTGATGCGCCACAACCAAAACCGCAGACAGTTGAGGAACTGACTATTCAGCGACTGGATACAACGATCGAGCTGTCATGGCGACCGGTCATCGAAGATGTGGATGGAGCTCCTCTCGTGGTCGAAGCCTATGACGTCTTTCGCTCGCTTCCAGGAGATTCACTATGGTATTGGCAGGCAGAAGTGTCGGGAACCGAGACCTCTTGGCAGTTTCCTATTTCGCACGGAGATCAGTACGAATTCACAGTCACAGCGCGACGCGACGCAGGTGCTCCGCTGACCACGATTCCAAAACGGAAACTGCGAGTCAAGGCAGACTAA